The genomic window GCGGTGTAACGTGCGTCACTACGTAGTCTTTAATGCGAGAGGCCGCCAGGGCTGCCGAGTCATACAGCTGATTCTCTGGCAGCGACTCTGGCACCGGGGCGGAGGGCTGAGACTTCCTcacgctgtcgctgcggccgcgcTTGGCTATGCTCAATTGACGCGCATACTCACGATCAAACTCTGGCACGCCACGTGCTTCAATGATGCTCCGATGGGAAGAAGAAGTGTGCACCGACGAAGTGCGACGGTGACTTTCGCTGGGCATCTCCCACGTTTTTCTGGAGTACGGCTTGCTTGAGTATTTTTTATGCAGTTGAATCGACCTCTGCCCATTTACTGGGCATGGCGACCACACGTCGTCAACGTGCAGAAGCAGTGCGTTcgtgtatgtctgtgtgggtgtgtgtcggtgGGTGTTTGAGAGAGCCTGGGTGTATGTACAGGTATGTATGGCAGCCTGCCTCACCCACGAAGCCCCCACACGCCAGCCCACCGTGAAAATGGGCGAGTgggcagaggaaggggaagcgagagaagactAGAGAGGGAGCAGACAGCTTGGCAGTGGGCCCGCCCTCCCACATGAGACGCACCAAGTGAGAGCGAtgggagaaagaaaaataaGAGGTCGGAGCACAACCGACGAGATGAAGAGGTTTGCACATGCGGCAGAGAAACAATAGGCGCGCACTTTCTAAAGCGCTGGAAACCGTTAGAAGGAAAGAAGCTGCGGCGTTTGGGCGAGCGTGTTGCGGCTCAACGAACCTAAACGGAGGGAGGGCGACGCAAACAGGGggacagacgcacacgcgcacacgctgctTGGAAGGCCGCCCCcgtgccgcttctctctcgctgcacctcaaTACGCATGTGCTGTCTCCTAGAAAGAAGTGGTGATGAGGAAATCCGTGCACACTCCGTCAAGCTGGCAGCGTACCACTAGGCATTTGATCTCCATGAGCCAAGCAATAGCTGGTCCGAACGTTTTCCCAAGAAGTCCACTCTCGGTCATACAACATGAGCTCCAGTTCCACTCAAAACCCCCCAGCTCGTcgcaggcccatcgcgtgctgcgaagcagcagcatgcacgcggtacagcagtgcgccaaccCAGCCACCCGAGCACGGCCTCAGGCTCAtactctgcccacccacacaccccgttccgcaggtcgcctcgcagccgcgcccACCATGCCGGCCGCCCCCGCGGCGCGTCCCTCGGGGTGAcgctcaggctccccacaccagcaggcagcgaagcCCCGGGTGTGGGGTGCCGCTCGAGtcgcgctggcactctgTCTAGCACAcggatggcacaagcgtCCTCGCGGTCGCAGGTCGCGCCGGCGcatcgccatccacgactGGGCTGTCGGCATGTGgtgcgatgcggcgctcgggctcccctccccacgtccTAGGTGCCTGACCCTTGTCGCCACCAGAAGCGGCTCGGcaggggggcggggtggttgcctggcccccccccctcccccgcagagtgagaggaggaagaggggaccCACTCGACACTGAGGCCAGCGCTGGGGCGTCCGTCCCCTGTCATGAGAGTGTAGAATTAAAGTGTCAAGAAAGAACAAGAAGAAGATTTAGGACTTTAGCCCTGCCTCCTTCCCCACCAAGCGGGAGCAAAGGAGATCGAAGACAGCGggtagagggagaagagggaggtaACGCACGGTATCGGTGCATCGGCGACTCTCGTCACGCTCTCCTTCAGCGGTTCAACCGAGGAATCTGCGGCTTTTGTTTCTGCGCGGTGCTAGCCTTAGTGTGTGGGCGGGAGGAGAAACGGGGTTTGCCGCGGGTGGTGCCTCCGCGTTGTGCGGTGGACACATCTGCTACTTGGAGAGGCACCCCTGTGGAAGTATTCAGTGCAAGGGGGTGCACCGcttgtgcttgtgcgtgaGTGGAGAACGTGGAGGCGTGGGTCGATGATGCCACGGAAGGCTGCTCGAGATTTCTTTCGCTCCGCAGCGGGGGTGGCGCTGACCCCACGTCACTTGCCGAAGACGACAGCTCACCAAACCTCGCTGTCATGTTGCCACTGGCTGACATCATCGAGTTAGCCTTCGGCGTGATGGGAGGAAGGTCCCTTCCAGGATACGTGGTTTCCCGCCTGCGATAGGGCGGGACACCGATGTCATTCAGTCCACCGCTTGCCTTTTCGGTGCTTGCGGGAGGAGTAGGGAAGAACTTGCGCAGACGCGCACCACTGCCCCGTTCGCTTGAGAGAAGCGAGGCGCGCACCGAGAGTGCTGCCATagcagaggggggaagtgtGTGCGACAGACGTGGGGTCGAGGGAGATGGCTGCAGGGAAGAATGCTGAGGCTCCGACGCGGGACGAGGCCCGAGAGAGTCACTCGTGTCAGCGGACACTGGAGGGTTTGGCGTGTGCAGCGGCGTTTCCTGCTGTCTCGTCGCACTCGGCGGGACAGCGCCTTTTTGCATATCAACGTCGGGCATGTCATCTGCGCTCGCTGCGGCTGGGCGGTTGTACGTAGACCGAATAAGTGCACGCAGACCACGCACGCCGGCCACAGCAACTGACGGCGCGTCCCCTTCACTTCCGCTGTCAAGGTCATACTCTTCGTAGATGTAATCCATTATCCACAGGAAGAAACTCTCGAATCCGCTCAtggccagcagcaggcgccacGCGGGAAAAGACAGGACATTCTGTAAACCTCCAAACCCTGGGCCATCCACGGAAGCAGCTCCTGCGTCCTCCGTCGTCACGCAGGTGGCTGGCGTGTCGTACAGGGCCTCCACGAATTCGGCCTCGTCAAAGCCAGGCACGTGGTAAGTCAGCACCGACAGCAGTGCGGCTGATACGCGCTCTCCGAACTCCTCGTACACGTGGTGCTCTGCGTGTGAGTGCTCTACACCCACATGCGCCGAGAAGTCTACATGGAGGTCTTCACCTTCGTTGCTGATCGCCGCGTCCTGTGCGGCTTTTGGCGGGGTGGCGACGAGGCGATAGTGGGGCAGGAAGACTTTGTGATGCTCGTAGAGAAACATGGCCACGCTACGCATGAAGCGACTATCACACACGAGTCGCTCCACGCAAGCCACGGACTGAAGAAAGCGCTGCAGGCCGCGAGTTGCCTGGTCAGCTAGCGCAGCTGGATTGCTCAGCATCGCGCTGCTTCCCAGACCGTACGCGGGGGCATGACGGGTGTTACGGCGGGTTACCTCACTTTGGAGAAGTTCTTCCCACGTGAAGGGGGCGTCAGAAACGCGATGCGAGGAAGCCGCAGTCCCAACACCACTCATCGCCGCGCTGTCCTGTCGCAGCAATGTGGAAGACGACTGATGCGCCGTCCATGCAGCGACGGagaaagcggcggcgcggtggtCTGCCGCAATGAACACATTAGAAGCGATGGCGGCTGTGTCACCGGATGCATGCCCCCcgttcccctcctcctcgtcgtccctGCCACGCTGCAGACACCAGTCTTCGTagagctgctccagcgctttgtcctccagcgctgcgaACGCTCGCGACGGTGGAGCGTACGTCCGGGTTGAAGTTGGCCTCGTGATTGAGGAAGACGTCAGAGACTGCGGCCACACCTTCTCAGCAGATGGGTTAGCCACACTAACCGCAGCGGGTGGCAAGTCATCGTGTTGCTCGCGCTGCACATCTTGTGCGAGGAGAGTCATGAGCTGCTGAAACTCAGAATTGGTTGTGTGCCACTGAAGTGCTCGCTCCATTGCGGATGGAAGAATTCTCGACGCAATGGAGGCGTTATTGGCGACGCCAGAGACATCGCTGGGAGTTGAAGATGCCTCAGGGATGTGGTTTTTGTGGTAGTCCCCCTTCTGTGGCTGGGACAGATTTTTCTCAGTACTGCTGGAAGTACCCCACACCGTTGTGGGACATGAGCTTGGTGTTGGCGCAGAAGCGGTCAGTCCCGATTGCTGGATAGGCAGCGAGAATGACGTTCTCCCCCGCAGGTACTTTTCCAGGCGTGCGTTCGGTGGCGCAGCAATCCAGACGCCTTCACAACGGGCAAAGTTCGAAACTGCCGCACTCGCTGGCCGCGAGCTTCTGAATAGCGCCTGCGTTGCCGCACGAGCGCGTCGAACGACCTCCTCATCATCGCTCATGTCCCCGTCGCTCTCGCTACTGCCTTGATTCGGTCGGGACACGGCAGCGCGACATTGCGAGTTCACAGTGTTTGGACTGGAACAGCGACTGCTCGAAaccgaggacgacgatgagCCAGACCTCGCCGCGTCCACTTCGGTGTcgcgccgctctccctcaTAGTAATAGGACCGCTTGGGCAGCTCTGCGAGTGCTACTCCTGAGCTGAGCGCGAAGTGGCCGCGATCGAACGCAGCGGCTTTGGTTTTGTCTACGGCTTTCGCCTTTATGAACATTTTGGCAAACgagcggaggggaggagggaaaagtgCAAACGGTATTGGTCGCCGCGTGGAAgagaacaaaacaaaaagagaataCTATTCGGGGAACGGCTCCTCCCCGTCACCTTGTCGGTTTCCTTGACTTCCTCAGCGAAACCACAGGGGCAGAGGGAGGACCTCTGCCGATACATGTAAGTGTGAAGCCCAAAGACCGCAGCAGTGAGAAAGGTGGTGCGTgtcagagagcgagagagacgtgcaCACGCTCAAGAAAagtaaagagagaaacaatcCGCCTGCAAGCCGACCCGTGTTGCGTCGTCTCACCACCGGACTCAaacgccaccctctcccttgtATGCGTGGGCGTCCTCAATTATGCACACAACCTCTCGCAGCTAAGAACACCCGATGAGAGCCCTCGCCACTGCGGCAGAAGAAATGCTGGAGAatcaaaaacaaaaagaaggaagaagaaaagggacaggagaggagagaaggataCACTGCACAGATGCCCATGAGCGTACCACGCACATGTGCGCAAGAGCGCGCACCAGTGAAGGAGTTTCATGAGAGTCGAAAAGGGGCACAACAGAAGTGCTGTGGAACACATACGCCACCGAGGCATGAGGCACGTGTGcattcctctcctcccctgaAACTCTCTCATGCAACGTGCTTGGCGggggggctgctgcggcgggtTGTGTAGATACACCCCTTTTGCGTCTCAACCaagacgccgctgctccagccACCTACCTGGTTCTCCACCGCTCTGTGGGGATGATGAAAATGCAGAGGAAATGACTACACATGTGCTGCCTGGCGCTGgcaaggaggggaggaagtAGAGCACAATGCAAGCAAGAGGCACAGGTGGTGCATGCACTACAGTGCTCTCGTCCTCTTTTTGTGGTTGGcaggcgggaggggggtgggggagtcGGCAGTGCCTCAGACCATTCCCagggagacggagggaggagaggagagaacagGTGAGCAagcaaggaaaaaaaaggtcgAGGCGGCGTACAAGAGTGAAAAGGGTCAAGCCAACAAACTGGCCAGCGTCTGTGGCgcccgctctccctctcgctgtctCCACACCACATCCGATACACTAGGGGGGACGCAGAAAGAAGCCGAACGAGAAACACAGAGTGGAATCGATGTGACACGGCCGTATCTATACAttacacgcaggcacacacacacagagccgggggaggtgatggagaagaACAAGGAAGGGTCGATGCTACAAAGCAACAAGATTTcgggcacacgcgcacgtacacgcccGGCCACATACGAGCCCCTGCTATGTACATATCACGCGCTGCGCTCAAACTGTCGAGACCGCAGCGCGTGAGCGTGGAGAAGTGTCGGCTAGGGGAGAGGAAGtaagagaagaggagtaGGAGCAGGTGGAGCGACGGCGCGCGAGAGCGCGAGCGAGTCGTGCGTATGcgtcaaaaaaaaaagagcgaaggagaaatgaagaagaaaataaaaaacaaagaaagaacGACTGGGAAAAAGTCGCGTCGGCGGCctgcaaacaaacaaaaaaagggctGATTTTTTGTTTGGGTGGTGCACTCTGGTGTCCGCACACTCCGTGgctgaaggagatgcagAGAGCGCGCAATGCgggcgagagagacgaggagaAAGTGACAACAAATCTCTCCCATTGGTCGACTACCTGCGTATTTGTGGGTCTGCGAAGTgaagcggaggggaggggaggggaggggtgctgGACACTTGTGGGCAGGTAATGTGGCCACGAACAGCTTCTCGTCCTCCATACAGCACTGAAAATCCACTCAGCGACAACTGCCCTTCTCATCCTCAGGCCTaagtacgcacgcacaaatGCGTCTCTCGAAGTTACGTCCTTCTTTTATTCTTTCCCTCCACACTCCTCTCCGCCGCAACTGGGGAACAGCTGGCGCACTTAGAGTCTAACAGGAGAGACCACGTCAGCGTCAGATGCACTCTCCTACGTAGGCACCGGCTTGGTCGAGCGGCTGGCGGTCTCCGCATACACGCGCTTGCTGTTCATCTTCATCTTCTGCTGAAACTCCATAAAGCGCTTCATGTCCAGCTCGCGATCCTGGTTTGTCGTCATCCACATCGCAGCCGAAGAGTTGTACATCGGCTGCTccggggcggcggcagtccTCGGTTCGTTTGCCCCGGTCTGCGAGCTCTCGTTGGAGGAAGCCGTGTCGATCTTGACGGTACGCTCGTCTTTGCTGGCCTTGGCTGCGGTCTGCGGCGTCGCCTCTTTCGCGAAACCGGTATCATAGACGTTGTACGTGCTGCCAGGGaactgcagctcctcctccaccggcTCCTCGCGGCCAATGTTGTTGTTGAAGGTGGCGCGAAAGCGGGTGGATTGGTTGTCCCCGGTACTTCGACCTCTTCTGCTCTGGGACTCCACCGGTAGGAACACCATACCAGTACCGTACGGGTGGGCGTTGTAGCTGCTCAGGTGACTCGTCTTGCCAGACACCGCGGCGGGATCAACCTTGGACGCGTTGAACGTCCCATCGAGGTCGCGCTGCATGTCGGTGCCAAACTTGATGCCCTCTTCCGGGTTGATAACCTTTCCGGTCAGGCCGAACGCCACGGAGCCgtgcggtgcggcgctgaGGTGACGCGCTTGCACGTTCACATCCAGGCAGTGGTTGCAAACGTGTGGCTGATGCTCACAGCTGTCCCTCATTTCAcgcgtcttcttcttctgagtgtgcatcagctgccgcagcttgtACACCTGTTCGCGGCTCAGCGGGtctgaggaggcggcggggtCCTCGTCCACAATGTCCTTGATGTTCTTCAGCATGACGTGCAGGTCGTCGGCAGCAGAGCATCGGGACGCCGGTGTtgcggcaccactgctgagacgctgctgcaacgaCGCCTTTGACGACGGTCGCGTGGATGCCGAGGACTCAGAGTGCGGTGCcgacacctcctcctcctccccttcagGCAGGCCAAGGGCACGCCGCTccgcacgcagcgccgcctcctcgcgcaggcGGTTCTTGTGCTCCAGCAACACCAGCTCCTGCAGACGGTCACGGCGACGCACCGGTACCAGCTCCGCCGCCAACGccatctccttcgcctcaCGGCGCTTCCGGCTGCTCAGGAGCTGTTCATCCGGAATGAACTTGAAAGCATTTTTCGAGCTGTCCAGGAACGCCTTGGCGCGAAGACTTTGGTGGAGGCTCTTCATGTACAGCTCATCCTTACACAGACCAGGGCGGTCTAGCGCCTCCATAGCAGCCCGCATCGAAGCGCCAGCGTTGAAAGACTT from Leishmania panamensis strain MHOM/PA/94/PSC-1 chromosome 32 sequence includes these protein-coding regions:
- a CDS encoding hypothetical protein (TriTrypDB/GeneDB-style sysID: LpmP.32.0370), translated to MFIKAKAVDKTKAAAFDRGHFALSSGVALAELPKRSYYYEGERRDTEVDAARSGSSSSSVSSSRCSSPNTVNSQCRAAVSRPNQGSSESDGDMSDDEEVVRRARAATQALFRSSRPASAAVSNFARCEGVWIAAPPNARLEKYLRGRTSFSLPIQQSGLTASAPTPSSCPTTVWGTSSSTEKNLSQPQKGDYHKNHIPEASSTPSDVSGVANNASIASRILPSAMERALQWHTTNSEFQQLMTLLAQDVQREQHDDLPPAAVSVANPSAEKVWPQSLTSSSITRPTSTRTYAPPSRAFAALEDKALEQLYEDWCLQRGRDDEEEGNGGHASGDTAAIASNVFIAADHRAAAFSVAAWTAHQSSSTLLRQDSAAMSGVGTAASSHRVSDAPFTWEELLQSEVTRRNTRHAPAYGLGSSAMLSNPAALADQATRGLQRFLQSVACVERLVCDSRFMRSVAMFLYEHHKVFLPHYRLVATPPKAAQDAAISNEGEDLHVDFSAHVGVEHSHAEHHVYEEFGERVSAALLSVLTYHVPGFDEAEFVEALYDTPATCVTTEDAGAASVDGPGFGGLQNVLSFPAWRLLLAMSGFESFFLWIMDYIYEEYDLDSGSEGDAPSVAVAGVRGLRALIRSTYNRPAAASADDMPDVDMQKGAVPPSATRQQETPLHTPNPPVSADTSDSLGPRPASEPQHSSLQPSPSTPRLSHTLPPSAMAALSVRASLLSSERGSGARLRKFFPTPPASTEKASGGLNDIGVPPYRRRETTYPGRDLPPITPKANSMMSASGNMTARFGELSSSASDVGSAPPPLRSERNLEQPSVASSTHASTFSTHAQAQAVHPLALNTSTGVPLQVADVSTAQRGGTTRGKPRFSSRPHTKASTAQKQKPQIPRLNR
- a CDS encoding hypothetical protein (TriTrypDB/GeneDB-style sysID: LpmP.32.0380) yields the protein MIRDQSHAYCQCSYCTQQPQEKSFNAGASMRAAMEALDRPGLCKDELYMKSLHQSLRAKAFLDSSKNAFKFIPDEQLLSSRKRREAKEMALAAELVPVRRRDRLQELVLLEHKNRLREEAALRAERRALGLPEGEEEEVSAPHSESSASTRPSSKASLQQRLSSGAATPASRCSAADDLHVMLKNIKDIVDEDPAASSDPLSREQVYKLRQLMHTQKKKTREMRDSCEHQPHVCNHCLDVNVQARHLSAAPHGSVAFGLTGKVINPEEGIKFGTDMQRDLDGTFNASKVDPAAVSGKTSHLSSYNAHPYGTGMVFLPVESQSRRGRSTGDNQSTRFRATFNNNIGREEPVEEELQFPGSTYNVYDTGFAKEATPQTAAKASKDERTVKIDTASSNESSQTGANEPRTAAAPEQPMYNSSAAMWMTTNQDRELDMKRFMEFQQKMKMNSKRVYAETASRSTKPVPT